From Nocardia sp. XZ_19_385, the proteins below share one genomic window:
- a CDS encoding pyrimidine/purine nucleoside phosphorylase, translating to MAQFENVSVAKKANVYFDGKCVSHALTLADGTSKSVGVILPATLTFTTGAPEIMELIEGECKVTLAGETEPVTYRGGESFKVPGDSSFQIEVLDTVHYVCHFG from the coding sequence ATGGCGCAGTTCGAGAACGTCAGTGTGGCCAAGAAGGCCAATGTGTACTTCGACGGAAAGTGCGTCAGCCACGCCCTGACCCTGGCCGACGGCACCAGCAAGTCGGTCGGCGTCATCCTGCCCGCCACCCTGACCTTCACCACCGGCGCGCCGGAGATCATGGAGCTCATCGAGGGCGAGTGCAAGGTGACCCTGGCGGGCGAAACCGAGCCGGTCACCTACCGCGGCGGCGAGTCCTTCAAGGTGCCGGGCGACAGCTCCTTCCAGATCGAGGTCCTCGACACCGTCCACTACGTCTGCCACTTCGGCTAG